TGGGACCCCGAGCTCCTGTCTGATGTTTTCAAATCCACAATATCAACTTCTGTCCGGCTCCAACAGCAGTGAAGAAACCCTGACTGCCCAGTGTCAGAATGGATGGGTGTACGACAacagcacatttaaaaccacTCTGGTAACAGAGGTAAGTGTCTTCAGCAAATGTTCCAGCATTATTTCAAAGAATTGATATTACAGAATtacattaattttattttatagaaGAATAACAACTATTTCTTGTTGTCAAACTATAAATGCAATTCGGCTTGAAATTTGAGATGATGagcaaaaactaaaaatatatatatattgtagtTTTTAACAGCCAAATTTCAACCTGTGAGAGTTTAACATTCTGCTTTCCTAATGCTTTCAATGGTTGCTCTGCAGTGGGATCTGGTGTGCAGTAGAAAGGGGATGAACAAGGCAACAGCCACGATTTTCTTCATTGGTGTGATGGTAGGAGCCCCGATATTTGGGTTTCTCAGTGACAGGTAAGATTAATGTTGTGATTATTGTGGGGGAGCTGTCCCAagtatgaaataaaaaccttaattAAGTCATGGTTTTTAGATCATAAATTGTGTTGGCTTGTTCTGCTGGGGTTTAAGACGATGGGGATAAAGACAACAAGGGAAATCTATAACCGTTAAAAGACACCGAGAGTagtttccatttgtttttgaagCTAGATTTAACCTAGAAGTTAAATTACAGGATGCCatgccttcttcttctctgtcttacGATATTTCCTTTAAACATTGTCTCAGGCATCGGTAAGTGCCAAACTTTAGGTTTTGATTCATGTTGTCTGAATAAAGAAGTCTCTAAAAAGAGCTACAGTTAGAAGGACACCAGCATACTGaagcgattctagagtctgttcgGGCTCTATAGGAAAACATTTACAGGGGGCCCTCGTGATCCAATGTCTTTTTTCATCCCACACGGATCATTTCCTCTTCATTCTTAAGAGAATTTGACAAATTTAAGTTTTCACAGTAATAATGCGTCCGACGCTAAGGAgtgcaatgagagtgagtgctgcggccctcttagggaggtttcctattCTCATTGcgaaatttgcacattttgagccgcTGCTGGGGTTTGTCAGATCTCAGGGGCCCattactggcctggggccccaagcagtttcCTGCTTGGCCTGTTAACAATCAGCACCTCTGCCAGCATACATCTGATGAGATTGAGCCACTACTTCGTTTAGAAATTCCACAGAAAAGTATTTACAATATTAAGAGGACAATTAAACAGCAAAGAAAACTAAGGTATATGAACTTTCAATATTAAGGATATTACACGGTACAGATATTTGAATATGGTCTAAAGTCAGGATTGAATCATGAAATGAATGTATAGAAACACAATGATAGAATACATAATATCCCCCTGTTAGAAAATGTCTATGTTACACTTTTTATGGTAGGTTcctacggagcccctgaagtctcAAGATAttttctttggggggggggggctttttcttgataaaaagacaaatagagTGCAGATGGTTACACTAAACCAAAagcattttaaagtaaaaaacgaaaataaatataaataggTCAAATAAACCTAAACGTATGCAGTAAAAAGGCAGATTTGAAGATCATCTATGTGCTAAATATAGCCAAACTTTTGAATCCTGTAAAAGCAAATTCTATGCCAGGTAGATACAGTAACAGTATAAAAAGGACCTACATGAAAAGTGCCCTCAGATACATGTAACTCCTGTTGTTATCTGGCGATATATCAATACAATTTAAGTCAATATTTTTGATCCCAATTGTTGTTTTGAAACTTTTTCATGTCCAGGTTTGGGCGACGGCCACTGCTGTTGGTCTCTTATGTGTTATCCATGACATTTGCAGTCCTGAGTGCATTCTCCACATCGTATGTAATGTTTGTCATCATGAGATTTTTCACGGGGTTGTCTCTGGCAGGAATAAGTATCATCTCTATTGTTTTAAGTAAGTGGGCTAAAACAATGCTAACCTctgagatgatttaaagacatgaATTGTGAAACCACTCTTGATCTTGTCTTCCATCCGTATTTATATTTTGACAGATGTTGAGTGGTTCGACATCAAACATCGGACCTTTTCTGGTATAATCTTAAGCCTGGATTGGACTCTTGGAAACTGGATCCTGACAGGAATAGCATACTGTGTGACTGAGTGGAGGATGCTCATCCTGGCAGTGACCTCACCACTGATGGTGTCCATCATCACATGGAGGTAATAAAGTCTCATATTTCACTCTGTGCAGAAGTCAGTGAGACTCTGACATCATCATGTTTATTACCTTTAGGTGGCTTCCAGAGTCTGCGAGGTGGCTCCTAGCCAATGGGAAAGCAGATGTTGCTCATGAGTACCTCATGCAATGTGCTGAGATGAACAAGAGAACAAAGAGCATGGACACTGTTACACCAAGGGTACGACTGATTCTTTGTCAACTGACATCAAACAGTCATGTTGATAAAgaactttatacatttttttctatgtTAAAAAACATAATGTTGGTTTACTTGCTTTCATTATGCTTTCTCCCAGGCATTACTGGAATCTGCTCAAGCTGAAACTGTGAATAAGAAGTACACTTTCTTGGATCTTTTCAAAACCCCAAACATGAGGAAGATTTCTATTTGCTCAGGGATTGTATGGTCAGTGTTTGATTTCATGTGATTTCAATTTTAGGAAATAAACTTAAATGCCTTGTTTCTGAGACTTGAAATGAAAGGTCCACACTAACCTCATGTCTGTGAAGTAGGCCTACAGAGCTGACGCCATGGAGGTGATAACCCAAGCGTGAAGTTACAGAGTTACAAAGAATGGAAGGATACGGAGATAATGCCAGAAACTCCTCTTGTTTTAAAACCTCAAATAGTTGCTTTAACATTTCCGTTTGTGTTTGGATAACACCAGTGAGACGCCACATGTCAATAAGTAAGCCTCAGAGGTGCTGCTGGGTGGATATTCAACTTGAGACAGAGCCTGGTTGTTCCCAGTATTTCTTTCAAAGCCGAGCTAATTATTGCCGGCCTTCAGCTCTTTACTTGAGTGCTATCAATTTTTCCAAGGACCTGTCAGAAAGACGTCATATAAGATTATATGAAAAGAGTTGAAATGCTGAATTAAATCCAAAGTTCGAATCAAAAAGGCAACTTAACTCGTTCGAGGTTTTGATCAtctgaaaggcttcttcagctCTGACCTGAAAAGGCTTTTCTGATGAGAGGTGACACATGAGATTAGTATTATAATGAAATCCTGGTCAGTGTGGACTCTTTATGGATGCTTGATGTTTGCAAAACTGAAAGAAGAAACGATTATCCCTCTATGCTGTCATTGTGGCTTATAATGTTTTGTAATTGTGATCTTAGCCAtgaatttttaaatcaaagtctcACAATGTCAACCTCAGGATTAAGGTGTAATAATAACGCAAGAAGTGTCAATGCTTTTCCATTTTCTAGGTATGGAGTTGCATTTACATACTATGGAATAAGTCTGAATATAAGTGGTTTTGGAGTGAACCCATACCTCACACAGTTTATATTTGCATTCATTGAATTGCCGATGAAGATTGGTCTGTATTTCTACCTGGAGAGAGTGGGCAGAAGGCCTGGTGAGGTGTCAGCCCTGCTGTTGACCGGTCTCAGTCTCTTCATCAACATGTTTGTTCCAAAaggttatttgttttgtttttatcaattCTGTTTATGTGGTGGAGCAAATGCATTATTTGTCAGCATATCTGAGATATCTCTTggtcaaagatttaaaaattcCTTCCTCAGGTCAGTGGGTCGCTAGTACTGTTATTGGAGTGATTGGAAAAGCAATGTCAGAAGCCTCCTTCACGATTATCTTCCTCTACACAACTGAACTCTTTCCAACAGTCGTACGGTTAGTCCACAACAAACTCACATCACATAGCTGCACGGTTGACCACAGTGATGTTCTTTCAGTTGTTGCCTCATGTTTTACAGCTTTACATTAACCTCAGCACTTCTGATTCTGCAGACAGAACGCTTTAGGTTACACTTCATTTATAGCACGACTGGGCGTCTCCATTTCCCCTCTCATCATTCTCCTGGAGGACGTGTGGCACCTTCTCCCCTCAGCCATATACTGTGCGGTGGCAGTGGGCTCTGGTTTAGTGGCTTATCTCCTGCCTGAGACATTACACGTCCAGCTGCCACAACACATCGAGGAGATTGAGAAACCAAGGTAAAGTAGGAACCTGTCAAAGCAGGATTATATGTTATTTAATAGTAAAGCTACAGTCAACATCAGTGACCTTCAGTGCCAAAGAATAATCCTGTCAACACGGCAAAGAAAAGGCTGTATTGTACACTGCCTACTTCAACATCTTCATCAATAATTTACACCGTTTTCTTAAAATTCTTTGCCTTTCCTGAAGTCTGTAATCGTTGTAAGATGAAATGACTAACTTcagtttctctttatttcaggGGGGAATCAACAAGGAGGAAGGAGATTCATTAAAATCTAATGCCTTGGCCATGGCAGTGATGAAGTTTGTTATACAATGAATCAACCTTCATCAATTGAAAAGgagttgaaaatgtaaacataatttAAAGCTTGAAATAATTGAACAAAGTCTGCATTTAAGATGTCCAAAGGTTTCCTGTCTTACACACCAAGAAGTCAGCAGAAGAAACCCCAAGAGCAGTGTTTCTGTATGTTATTTTCAGTTGGCAATAAAGTGGTACTAATAAACAATAATGTTGATTTGAATTTAACAATTGATGTTGGAGTAGATCTTCTGGACGTAGAGATCTGTTACTCTCAGCACAGGAGTTATTAATCTTCTGCCAGAGTTGGACCAGAAGCGATCAACTGGAGACTTCATGAAAGTCCATGATAAATTTgtatgaatataaaataaactaaaggtcaaatattatgcATAATATACTTTactatgtttttctaacactaatatgtgtctctagctTGTCTACAAAcaccccaattatgagaaaagttttcttttcagaaaatgtgtgctcaaacaggccgtttggagattttcccttcatgacatcacaaagtgcaGTAACGCCCTCCCCCATGTGGGTGACACCATGGGTGGTTCTAGGCAGGGggctccaaaaggaagagcccccctaataacacagtatttgactcaacaaccggactcacaatctagtattaaatactgttactgaaacaaatataaatcatggtattttatgttgtggtattttatgatgtgcgctattatttggcataatatatatatatattttaaagcgatcatctttgtctatttttcacctgggtttaatgttcccctctgataAAACTACTGGCctcagtttggccccctcagtaaaagtggtctagaaccgccactgggTGACACTTCCACATCGGTGTTTGatctgccctctgagtccgcCTTTCCGACATAAACAATCatgcatggagcgagaaagcccaagccacccaaaCCCGGCCAGAGAGGCGTACACATAAccacagcagaaatcaagtatgtcctgtgtaaatgtctctctgagtctcgCCAGCTGTACAGTTGTCGgagtcgtgtttacatcatgtttacatggacgggaaggccttgcatttaaagctgttttagtcaaggactagagaaaagaagaagaacatatcCTACTCACTGCTCGTAGATCAaggtcattccgtgtcaatttatgtgcaatatgaagctatgagttaaacAAAGTGCGTTAACATTAGCCTGcttacacaacaatgcaggccattGGCAattgagcaaaggacaattttgtccacagCTTGCGCTTAAtgatggtgcgttctaattgatatcTGTGTGTAGAACGCGACAGGAGGGGGTTgaaggtgtgccgctggagcagagcggaggtttcaggatagcgggggggggggggggggggcgacatctactgga
This window of the Labrus mixtus chromosome 2, fLabMix1.1, whole genome shotgun sequence genome carries:
- the LOC132954683 gene encoding solute carrier family 22 member 7-like, whose protein sequence is MKFDSLLTEINGFGKFQTQLVVIQLFSRILLPCHFLLNNFMAAVPSHHCNVSALGDGGRFGNLTQDQKLAVGIPAVQDGTPSSCLMFSNPQYQLLSGSNSSEETLTAQCQNGWVYDNSTFKTTLVTEWDLVCSRKGMNKATATIFFIGVMVGAPIFGFLSDRFGRRPLLLVSYVLSMTFAVLSAFSTSYVMFVIMRFFTGLSLAGISIISIVLNVEWFDIKHRTFSGIILSLDWTLGNWILTGIAYCVTEWRMLILAVTSPLMVSIITWRWLPESARWLLANGKADVAHEYLMQCAEMNKRTKSMDTVTPRALLESAQAETVNKKYTFLDLFKTPNMRKISICSGIVWYGVAFTYYGISLNISGFGVNPYLTQFIFAFIELPMKIGLYFYLERVGRRPGEVSALLLTGLSLFINMFVPKGQWVASTVIGVIGKAMSEASFTIIFLYTTELFPTVVRQNALGYTSFIARLGVSISPLIILLEDVWHLLPSAIYCAVAVGSGLVAYLLPETLHVQLPQHIEEIEKPRGESTRRKEIH